The following proteins are encoded in a genomic region of Aptenodytes patagonicus chromosome 13, bAptPat1.pri.cur, whole genome shotgun sequence:
- the LOC143166661 gene encoding uncharacterized protein LOC143166661 — protein MGPSKREEEEQSIILISDDEAESTLGNSVLLVDPLEKSAVEEEKSEEVVDEECELMVTFCKQAKVMPHARYDCTIHPFERMECETCSPLGKNADICNQCYCYICDKLASECQNWTTPSLCHCNAHNKSKFWKDQRDFALAGVLVMFNLELTDIDADLRHGGSLLIKFIQELSVEYNKYLIGERMPPAQHECFCLPKLPPGQCSVCRSRNMEVVYKYSGVFALVTRFLNQAERESPKAAAVMFLGAAKEIALHKDPALSWQNLGHTASLKIAVPCLLQRITTQLQRMLVLCDFTKNLYEKFVNFFQSISLPCHCFGFSNSLNVVPWDHVLLTTVLKGQNVTGQRTQKGRKVFLWETLPVIEARVEKLVDKKNYKEVVRYLRAVKCNDTKGLRDLRDIIPFYLCKTGDFLDAAHSLLFPVNSLACCTACRITPFQFEVYLKMFRTGSVPTGKAMLDSGPWITVGSPLKDGVLIKQALKLLYSNVSLYRNPKCWSSLIMILGSSSLLEKSGHLHPLSLKEPPLDFQKGVLAASGGLLEELKAKINVSLPPALFSPHLHHEACLILAVQAVQQMLFCDLPYLTSFLEIALAFGNNFWALRLLLDHLSYEEHVLHGTVNLILRDLNRQKATMLKLWQNLGPQYVGEFLCLFLTCRHKKMQSIGLFTLNIITENLHMCPWAKHLCNFFHNAGLRHLPLGTAAHHEVSKFINIFENV, from the exons ATGGGGCCATcgaaaagagaagaggaagagcagagcaTAATCCTGATCAGCGACGATGAAGCTGAGAGCACGCTTGGGAATTCAGTTCTGTTAGTAGACCCGTTGG AGAAGTCTGCCGTGGAAGAGGAGAAATCTGAAGAAGTTGTGGATGAGGAATGTGAACTAATGGTTACTTTCTGTAAACAAGCAAAAGTGATGCCTCATGCAAGATATGATTGTACAATACACCCGTTTGA GCGAATGGAATGTGAGACATGCTCACCCCTTGGAAAAAATGCTGATATTTGTAATCAATGCTACTGCTACATTTGTGATAAACTAGCTTCTGAG TGCCAGAATTGGACAACCCCTTCCCTCTGTCACTGCAATGcacacaacaaaagcaaattctGGAAGGACCAGCGTGACTTTGCCTTGGCTGGTGTTCTTGTAATGTTCAATTTGGAGCTCACAGATATAGACGCAGACCTTCGGCACGGTG GAAGTCTTCTAATAAAATTTATCCAGGAACTTTCTGTGGAATATAATAAGTATCTGATCGGAGAAAGAATGCCTCCCGCACAACATGAATGCTTTTGCCTCCCAAAATTGCCTCCTGGGCAGTGCAGTGTCTGCAGATCGCGCAACATGGAGGTTGTATACAA GTATTCTGGAGTTTTTGCGCTGGTAACAAGATTTTTAAATCAGGCAGAAAGAGAGAGTCCTAAAGCTGCTGCTGTCATGTTTCTGGGAGCAGCTAAAGAGATAGCACTTCATAAAGACCCTGCTTT AAGCTGGCAGAACCTTGGTCATACTGCTTCATTAAAGATTGCTGTCCCTTGTCTGTTGCAGAG gatCACAACACAACTTCAGAGGATGCTGGTGTTGTGTGACTTTACAAAGAATTTGTATGAAAAGTTTGTTAACTTTTTTCAGTCCATCTCACTTCCATGTCACTGTTTTGGCTTCTCAAATAG CTTGAATGTCGTGCCATGGGACCATGTATTACTGACCACGGTTTTAAAAGGCCAGAACGTCACTGGTCAAagaacacagaaaggaagaaaagtatttCTGTGGGAAACACTCCCTGTTATAGAGGCTCGAGTGGAGAAATTGGTAGACAAAAAGAA ctatAAAGAAGTTGTTCGCTACCTGAGAGCTGTGAAATGCAATGATACCAAAGG gtTAAGAGATCTTCGAGATATAATCCCATTCTATTTGTGTAAAACCGGAGACTTCCTCGATGCTGCGCATTCGCTGTTGTTTCCCGTCAATAGCCTCGCCTGCTGTACTGCCTGCCGGATAACGCCTTTTCAGTTTGAGGTCTACCTGAAGATGTTCAGAACAGGCAGTGTCCCCACTGGAAAGGCTATGCTAGACTCTGGGCCCTGGATTACAGTTG ggTCTCCCTTGAAAGATGGCGTTCTAATTAAGCAGGCGCTCAAACTCCTTTACAGCAATGTGTCACTATACAGGAAT CCTAAATGCTGGAGTTCCCTCATCATGATTTTGGGTAGTAGCAGTTTGCTGGAAAAAAGCGGGCACCTACATCCCCTATCCCTGAAAGAGCCACCGCTTGACTTCCAAAAG GGAGTGCTCGCTGCCAGCGGCGGCCTTTTGGAGGAACTGAAGGcaaaaattaatgtttctttaccacctgctcttttctctccccat TTGCACCATGAGGCTTGTCTTATTCTCGCAGTGCAAGCAGTACAACAGATGCTTTTTTGTGATCTTCCGTACTTGACTTCCTTCTTAGAGATAGCCCTGGCGTTTGGG AATAACTTTTGGGCTCTGAGGCTGTTATTGGACCATCTTTCCTATGAAGAACATGTTCTCCATGGTACTGTCAACCTGATTTTGAGAGATCTAAATCGTCAGAAAGCAACAATGCTAAAACT GTGGCAAAACCTTGGTCCCCAGTACGTGGGTGAATTCCTTTGCCTGTTCCTGACATGCAGACATAAGAAGATGCAATCCATTGGCCTGTTCACTCTGAATATTATTACAGAGAACCTGCACAT GTGTCCGTGGGCAAAGCATCTTTGCAACTTCTTTCACAATGCA GGATTAAGGCACCTGCCCCTTGGCACCGCAGCTCATCATGAAGTCTCGAAGTtcataaacatttttgaaaacGTGTAA
- the CHTF18 gene encoding chromosome transmission fidelity protein 18 homolog isoform X1 (The sequence of the model RefSeq protein was modified relative to this genomic sequence to represent the inferred CDS: added 159 bases not found in genome assembly) produces MAGPEEGPEEGSDEDFCQRFAAELEVLAELGDDPSPPAGPKISQFRGRRQPPEEPDPPGDPVGGSGPGGTNPRKRDRGCVPPGSPPQSPAAPKPKRQRLEAVKKLNFGADDELAPDVLWDAGTFAPGPEAPSPQTARNLVFSSSDHLEMSGMAPLQTTPPSEKKRVLKRPPILEDYINVTSTEGTRVFMVVRDDPSRTGVELPDSLGWNARRPLHLLGVPFSYLKEQVDEERRRRVLEASQQLTEIINSCLESETSAESPEPSGEAEPADEEESALHCLWVDKFTPRRYMELLSDDYTNRCLLKWLKLWDTVVFGKEKAVKKAKPSAEAHPPSNQPKEQQNKWKTKVQLTEEILEAELDQHKRPKYKVALLCGPPGLGKTTLAHVIAKHAGYNAVEMNASDDRSPEVFKTRIEAATQMKSVLGANEKPNCLIIDEIDGAPAASINVLLNIIHRKDGEGEAAAGAGRRRRREGGLLLRPIICICNDQYVPALRPLRQQSFLLNFPRTAPSRLAQRLCEIALRQGMRADTGALLALCEKTENDIRSCINTLQFLHGRGQKELSVQMVQTMKIGLKDQNKGLFSIWQDIFQLPRVQRHRIGMDPALPTQLLVGDEDLSHLRGTAGFNASSHRFHHILHLAISSGEQEKLAQGLYDNFLNMKLRDSSFGSVCLALEWLGFSDLLSRAVLHGQSFHLMRYVPFLPVAFHLLFAATSIPRLAYPSSQHEALAKLNHMQNLVMSMVSGITPSARSRAGQQSLVLEVLCLLLDIIAPKLRPVNTQLYSLKEKQQLADLISTMLAYNLTYHQERLPEGQYVYKLDPNVEDVCRFPDLPARRQLTYQAKQLIAREIELEKMRRTEALLQARNLGEEPGNGLGEARERADAGPAVAPNHQQRLEHIVRRAAVEDKPETDFFGRPLRRSGRPRPRPLRPPRTSRSRARWERPWGRATSGSGLTKGFPMPSGGISTSRTCSSRAEMKPRKLYRWN; encoded by the exons GACGAGGACTTCTGCCAGCGGTTCGCGGCCGAGCTGGAGGTGCTGGCCGAGCTGGGAG ATGACCCATCCCCGCCCGCTGGCCCCAAAATCTCCCAGTTTCGGGGCCGGAGGCAGCCGCCGGAGGAGCccgacccccccggggaccccgtCGGGGGCAGCGGCCCGGGGGGCACCAACCCCAGGAAGAGGGACCGGGGCTGTGTCCCACCCGGCTCCCCGCCACAGTCCCCAGCAG CCCCGAAGCCAAAGCGACAGCGCCTGGAAGCTGTTAAGAAGCTCAATTTTGGTGCGGATGATGAGTTGGCTCCTGATGTCCTCTGGGATGCTGGCACGTTTGCGCCCGGCCCAGAGGCACCTTCTCCCCAGACTGCCAG GAACCTGGTGTTCTCCAGCTCGGACCACCTGGAGATGAGTGGCATGGCCCCGCTGCAGACCACGCCGCCCTCCGAGAAGAAGCGGGTCCTCAAGCGGCCACCGATCCTGGAGGACTACATCAACGTGACATCCACCGAGGGCACCAGGGTCTTCATGGTTGTGAGGGATGATCCCTCCAGGACGGGGGTGGAG CTCCCCGATTCCCTGGGCTGGAACGCACGCAGGCCGCTCCACTTGCTGGGGGTGCCTTTCTCCTACCTGAAGGAACAAGTAGATGAAGAG CGTCGAAGGCGTGTTCTGGAGGCGTCGCAGCAGCTGACGGAGATAATAAACAG TTGCCTCGAGAGCGAAACCAGCGCCGAGAGCCCGGAGCCCAGCGGGGAAGCGGAGCCGGCAGACGAGGAGGAGTCTGCGCTGCATTGCCTCTGGGTGGACAAGTTTACTCCCCGGCGCTACATGGAGCTGCTCAGCGATGAT TACACGAACCGCTGCCTTCTGAAGTGGCTCAAGCTCTGGGACACGGTGGTGTTCGGGAAGGAGAAGGCTGTGAAGAAGGCCAAGCCCAGCGCTGAGGCTCATCCTCCATCCAACCAGCCCAAGGAGCAGCAGAATAAATGGAAAACGAAGGTCCAGCTCACAGAGGAGATTCTGGAGGCTGAGCTGGACCAGCACAAGAGACCCAAATACAAG GTAGCCCTGCTCTGTGGCCCGCCGGGCTTGGGAAAGACCACGCTGGCCCACGTCATCGCGAAGCACGCGGGATACAACGCCGTCGAGATGAACGCCAG TGATGACCGCAGCCCCGAAGTTTTCAAAACCCGCATCGAAGCTGCCACCCAGATGAAGTCTGTGCTGGGTGCCAACGAGAAGCCCAACTGCCTGATCATCGATGAGATAGACGGCGCGCCCGCA gcATCTATCAACGTGCTGCTAAACATCATCCACCGTAAGGATGGGGAGGGCGAGGCAGCGGCCGGCGCGGGCCGGAGGAGGCGGCGCGAGGGCGGGCTGCTGCTAAGGCCCATCATCTGCATCTGCAACGACCA GTACGTTCCTGCCCTCCGGCCGCTGCGGCAGCAATCGTTCCTGCTAAACTTCCCTCGGACAGCGCCGTCCCGGCTCGCCCAGCGGCTCTGCGAG ATCGCCCTGCGGCAGGGCATGCGGGCGGACACGGGCGCGCTGCTGGCGCTGTGCGAGAAGACGGAGAACGACATCCGCTCCTGCATAAACACCCTGCAG TTCCTGCACGGCCGAGGCCAGAAGGAACTGAGCGTGCAGATGGTGCAGACGATGAAGATCGGCTTGAAGGACCAAAACAAGGGGCTCTTCTCCATCTGGCAAGATATCTTCCAGCTCCCAAGGGTCCAAAg GCACAGGATAGGGATGGACCCCGCTTTGCCAACCCAGCTCCTGGTGGGCGATGAGGACCTGTCGCACCTCAGGGGGACGGCTGGCTTCAACGCGTCCTCCCACCGCTTCCACCACATCCTGCACCTCGCCATCTCCTCGGGGGAGCAGGAGAAGCTCGCGCAG GGTCTGTACGACAATTTCCTGAACATGAAGCTGCGGGACTCCAGTTTCGGCTCGGTGTGTTTGGCCCTGGAGTGGCTGGGCTTCTCCGACCTGCTGAGCCGCGCTGTCCTGCACGGGCAGAGCTTCCATCTGATGCGATACGTGCCTTTCCTGCCCGTGGCTTTCCACCTGCTCTTCGCGGCCACCAGCATCCCCCGGCTCGCTTATCCCAGCAGCCAGCACGAG GCCCTGGCCAAGCTGAACCACATGCAGAACCTCGTCATGTCCATGGTGTCGGGGATAACGCCCAGCGCCCGCAGCCGCGCGGGGCAGCAGTCTCTTGTCTTGGAggtcctctgcctgctgctggacATCATCGCCCCGAAGCTCCGACCG GTGAACACGCAGCTCTACAgcctgaaggagaagcagcagctggcagacCTCATCAGCACCATGCTGGCCTACAACCTCACCTACCACCAGGAGCGCCTGCCCGAGGGCCAGTACGTCTACAAGCTCGACCC GAACGTGGAGGACGTCTGCCGGTTCCCGGACCTGCCGGCTCGCAGGCAGTTGACCTACCAGGCCAAGCAGCTCATCGCCAGGGAGATCGAGCTGGAGAAGATGAGGAGGACGGAGGCTTTGCTGCAGGCGCGAAACCTGGGCGAG GAGCCCGGGAACGGCCTCGGCGAGGCAAGGGAGCGAGCGGACGCGGGGCCGGCGGTGGCCCCCAACCACCAGCAACGCCTGGAGCACATTGTCCGGAGGGCGGCGGTGGAGGACAAG cCTGAGACCGACTTCTTCGGGCGGCCGCTTCGGCGCAgtgggcggccgcggccccgg CCCCTCAGGCCTCCGAGGACA
- the CHTF18 gene encoding chromosome transmission fidelity protein 18 homolog isoform X2 (The sequence of the model RefSeq protein was modified relative to this genomic sequence to represent the inferred CDS: added 159 bases not found in genome assembly) yields MAGPEEGPEEGSDEDFCQRFAAELEVLAELGDDPSPPAGPKISQFRGRRQPPEEPDPPGDPVGGSGPGGTNPRKRDRGCVPPGSPPQSPAAPKPKRQRLEAVKKLNFGADDELAPDVLWDAGTFAPGPEAPSPQTASSDHLEMSGMAPLQTTPPSEKKRVLKRPPILEDYINVTSTEGTRVFMVVRDDPSRTGVELPDSLGWNARRPLHLLGVPFSYLKEQVDEERRRRVLEASQQLTEIINSCLESETSAESPEPSGEAEPADEEESALHCLWVDKFTPRRYMELLSDDYTNRCLLKWLKLWDTVVFGKEKAVKKAKPSAEAHPPSNQPKEQQNKWKTKVQLTEEILEAELDQHKRPKYKVALLCGPPGLGKTTLAHVIAKHAGYNAVEMNASDDRSPEVFKTRIEAATQMKSVLGANEKPNCLIIDEIDGAPAASINVLLNIIHRKDGEGEAAAGAGRRRRREGGLLLRPIICICNDQYVPALRPLRQQSFLLNFPRTAPSRLAQRLCEIALRQGMRADTGALLALCEKTENDIRSCINTLQFLHGRGQKELSVQMVQTMKIGLKDQNKGLFSIWQDIFQLPRVQRHRIGMDPALPTQLLVGDEDLSHLRGTAGFNASSHRFHHILHLAISSGEQEKLAQGLYDNFLNMKLRDSSFGSVCLALEWLGFSDLLSRAVLHGQSFHLMRYVPFLPVAFHLLFAATSIPRLAYPSSQHEALAKLNHMQNLVMSMVSGITPSARSRAGQQSLVLEVLCLLLDIIAPKLRPVNTQLYSLKEKQQLADLISTMLAYNLTYHQERLPEGQYVYKLDPNVEDVCRFPDLPARRQLTYQAKQLIAREIELEKMRRTEALLQARNLGEEPGNGLGEARERADAGPAVAPNHQQRLEHIVRRAAVEDKPETDFFGRPLRRSGRPRPRPLRPPRTSRSRARWERPWGRATSGSGLTKGFPMPSGGISTSRTCSSRAEMKPRKLYRWN; encoded by the exons GACGAGGACTTCTGCCAGCGGTTCGCGGCCGAGCTGGAGGTGCTGGCCGAGCTGGGAG ATGACCCATCCCCGCCCGCTGGCCCCAAAATCTCCCAGTTTCGGGGCCGGAGGCAGCCGCCGGAGGAGCccgacccccccggggaccccgtCGGGGGCAGCGGCCCGGGGGGCACCAACCCCAGGAAGAGGGACCGGGGCTGTGTCCCACCCGGCTCCCCGCCACAGTCCCCAGCAG CCCCGAAGCCAAAGCGACAGCGCCTGGAAGCTGTTAAGAAGCTCAATTTTGGTGCGGATGATGAGTTGGCTCCTGATGTCCTCTGGGATGCTGGCACGTTTGCGCCCGGCCCAGAGGCACCTTCTCCCCAGACTGCCAG CTCGGACCACCTGGAGATGAGTGGCATGGCCCCGCTGCAGACCACGCCGCCCTCCGAGAAGAAGCGGGTCCTCAAGCGGCCACCGATCCTGGAGGACTACATCAACGTGACATCCACCGAGGGCACCAGGGTCTTCATGGTTGTGAGGGATGATCCCTCCAGGACGGGGGTGGAG CTCCCCGATTCCCTGGGCTGGAACGCACGCAGGCCGCTCCACTTGCTGGGGGTGCCTTTCTCCTACCTGAAGGAACAAGTAGATGAAGAG CGTCGAAGGCGTGTTCTGGAGGCGTCGCAGCAGCTGACGGAGATAATAAACAG TTGCCTCGAGAGCGAAACCAGCGCCGAGAGCCCGGAGCCCAGCGGGGAAGCGGAGCCGGCAGACGAGGAGGAGTCTGCGCTGCATTGCCTCTGGGTGGACAAGTTTACTCCCCGGCGCTACATGGAGCTGCTCAGCGATGAT TACACGAACCGCTGCCTTCTGAAGTGGCTCAAGCTCTGGGACACGGTGGTGTTCGGGAAGGAGAAGGCTGTGAAGAAGGCCAAGCCCAGCGCTGAGGCTCATCCTCCATCCAACCAGCCCAAGGAGCAGCAGAATAAATGGAAAACGAAGGTCCAGCTCACAGAGGAGATTCTGGAGGCTGAGCTGGACCAGCACAAGAGACCCAAATACAAG GTAGCCCTGCTCTGTGGCCCGCCGGGCTTGGGAAAGACCACGCTGGCCCACGTCATCGCGAAGCACGCGGGATACAACGCCGTCGAGATGAACGCCAG TGATGACCGCAGCCCCGAAGTTTTCAAAACCCGCATCGAAGCTGCCACCCAGATGAAGTCTGTGCTGGGTGCCAACGAGAAGCCCAACTGCCTGATCATCGATGAGATAGACGGCGCGCCCGCA gcATCTATCAACGTGCTGCTAAACATCATCCACCGTAAGGATGGGGAGGGCGAGGCAGCGGCCGGCGCGGGCCGGAGGAGGCGGCGCGAGGGCGGGCTGCTGCTAAGGCCCATCATCTGCATCTGCAACGACCA GTACGTTCCTGCCCTCCGGCCGCTGCGGCAGCAATCGTTCCTGCTAAACTTCCCTCGGACAGCGCCGTCCCGGCTCGCCCAGCGGCTCTGCGAG ATCGCCCTGCGGCAGGGCATGCGGGCGGACACGGGCGCGCTGCTGGCGCTGTGCGAGAAGACGGAGAACGACATCCGCTCCTGCATAAACACCCTGCAG TTCCTGCACGGCCGAGGCCAGAAGGAACTGAGCGTGCAGATGGTGCAGACGATGAAGATCGGCTTGAAGGACCAAAACAAGGGGCTCTTCTCCATCTGGCAAGATATCTTCCAGCTCCCAAGGGTCCAAAg GCACAGGATAGGGATGGACCCCGCTTTGCCAACCCAGCTCCTGGTGGGCGATGAGGACCTGTCGCACCTCAGGGGGACGGCTGGCTTCAACGCGTCCTCCCACCGCTTCCACCACATCCTGCACCTCGCCATCTCCTCGGGGGAGCAGGAGAAGCTCGCGCAG GGTCTGTACGACAATTTCCTGAACATGAAGCTGCGGGACTCCAGTTTCGGCTCGGTGTGTTTGGCCCTGGAGTGGCTGGGCTTCTCCGACCTGCTGAGCCGCGCTGTCCTGCACGGGCAGAGCTTCCATCTGATGCGATACGTGCCTTTCCTGCCCGTGGCTTTCCACCTGCTCTTCGCGGCCACCAGCATCCCCCGGCTCGCTTATCCCAGCAGCCAGCACGAG GCCCTGGCCAAGCTGAACCACATGCAGAACCTCGTCATGTCCATGGTGTCGGGGATAACGCCCAGCGCCCGCAGCCGCGCGGGGCAGCAGTCTCTTGTCTTGGAggtcctctgcctgctgctggacATCATCGCCCCGAAGCTCCGACCG GTGAACACGCAGCTCTACAgcctgaaggagaagcagcagctggcagacCTCATCAGCACCATGCTGGCCTACAACCTCACCTACCACCAGGAGCGCCTGCCCGAGGGCCAGTACGTCTACAAGCTCGACCC GAACGTGGAGGACGTCTGCCGGTTCCCGGACCTGCCGGCTCGCAGGCAGTTGACCTACCAGGCCAAGCAGCTCATCGCCAGGGAGATCGAGCTGGAGAAGATGAGGAGGACGGAGGCTTTGCTGCAGGCGCGAAACCTGGGCGAG GAGCCCGGGAACGGCCTCGGCGAGGCAAGGGAGCGAGCGGACGCGGGGCCGGCGGTGGCCCCCAACCACCAGCAACGCCTGGAGCACATTGTCCGGAGGGCGGCGGTGGAGGACAAG cCTGAGACCGACTTCTTCGGGCGGCCGCTTCGGCGCAgtgggcggccgcggccccgg CCCCTCAGGCCTCCGAGGACA